The window CCTGCCGTTGGAGTCCTGCATCCAGTATTCGTGCAGCGTGTGACCCTTGTTCAGGTCGTTCGGAGTGTTCAGGAAGTCGGTGTAGAACTGCGTCACCTGGTCACGGGGGATGTTCGCGGCGCTCGCCTGCGGGTTGCCGAAGGGCGTCGAGCGGGCCCGCTGGGTCACCACGAACGGCTGATCAGGATAGTCCAAGGTGACCAGTGCGATGTCGAAGTTGCGCTCCGATCCGGTCACCGTCGGGTCGGCCCAGTCGCGGCCCGGCACCGCCACCCAGTCTTCCCAGGTCATCGTGTCCGGGTTCTGCCAGTACTGCGGGTCGAGCACCTCGAACGGCCCACCGCCACCGGCCGGGTTGCCGGGCGCGGCGAGGGCGGTGCCCACGCCCGCCGGCACGAGCAATGTGGTTGCGACGGCCGCGCCGAGTAGCGCGCGGCGCACCGGACGTCTGATGGACAGTAGGCGCATCGGGGGTCACCTCTCGTCGAGGGAGCTGGCCGGCACCGAATCTATAATCATCGAGGTTCACCGGTCACCGTGCAGCTGTCGCCGACATGTGTCGATCTCTTCCGACACCTGCAGGAGTCGGGATCGGCGGCGCCTTGCGGCGCGGCGCGGCGCGGCGCGGCGCGGCCGAAGGTGGTTACTCGACGGTGGTCGGGGCACCGCCGCAGGATGTGTGACGACCGGGGGTACGGATTGCAGGCGGATCTGCAGCGCATCGTGGACACCGTCGCTGCCCGGGTCGGCCGACCGGCGTTGATCGAGGACCGCAGCCAGCGGGTCGTGGTCTACAGCGAACACGACGGTCCGATGGATGACGTACGCCGCGACTCGATTCTGCGCCGGCACACCGCCGCCGAGGTCGTCGCCTGGTTCCGCGACATCGGGATCATGACGGCCCGCGCCCCGGTCCGTACCCCGGCCTGCCCCGACCTGGAACTGCTGCCCCGGGTCTGCGTACCGGTGCGACACCGGGACCTGCTACTCGGCTTCGTCTGGTTCATTGATGCCGACGGCACCATGTCCGACGCCGACATCGCCGCCGCCGTCGAGGCCGCTGCGGATCTGGCGTTGGCGTTGTACCGCACCAATCTGATAGGTGAGCTGGCCTCGCAGCGGGAGGCCGAAGCCGCCCGTACGCTGCTGTCCGACTCGGCCGACGTGCGCGACGAGGTGGTCCGGTCACTGTTGTCCGACGGCGTGGTCACCAGCGACGGTCAGAGCACCGCGCTGGTCGCCCAACCGGTGCCGGCACCCGGTCATGTCCTCGACGAGACGGCTCGGATCGCCCTGGAACAGGCCCTGGTCGCCACCCGGCGGTGGGTGGGTGCCCGGGAGGCCCTGCATCTGGTCCGGCACGACCACGGGGTGCTGCTGCTGCGCGACGCGCGGCTGACCGGGCGGGGCTCACCGCCGGCGACCGCCACCCAGCTGAGCAGCGCCCTGGCGACTATCACCGGCCGGCTCGCTCCGGTGCAGCGGGTCGTCGTCGGGCTCGGCCAGCCGCGTCACCGGCTCGCCGACACCGTGCACTCCTACACGGAGGCGCTGAACGCCGCGCGGGTCGGGGTCCGACTGCCGGCACTCGGCCCCGTGGTCACCTGGGCCAATCTGGGCATATACCGGCTGTTATCGCAGCTGGACGATCATCAACTGGACGTCGCCGGGGTGCATCCCGGGCTGGCGCGGATGCTGCGGGACGACACCCACCAGGTGCTCCTGGAGACCCTGGAGGTCTACCTGGACCTGGCTGGCAATGCGCACGCCGCGGCCGAGACGCTGCGCCTGCACCGCACCACGCTCTACTACCGGCTGCAGCGGGTGGAGCAACTCGCCGGCACCGACCTCAAGGACGGCAACGAACGGCTCTGCCTGCACCTGGCACTCAAACTGCACCGGCTGGCCCGCCCGGCCCGACCGGTCGGTTGACCGGCCGGTCAGCTCCACCCCGGTGCCGCCTCGGTACCCGGTAGCTCGGTCCACTGCCAGCGGCTGCCGTCCCAGCCGTTGCGCCACACCTCGCCGGGCACTGCGAGGTCGAAGGCCGCGATCCCGCCGAGATCGCCAAGACCGTCGTCTCGTCGACGGATCCACTCGCCGACATCGACGGGTTCCTCTCCGCGATGCGGCGGCTGGCCGAGCTCGGCGTCAGCAAGGTCTGGGTGAACCCGGACACCTCCGACCCGACCGGTTGGGTGAGTCAGGTCGGCGAACAGGTGGTGCCCCGGCTGCGCGAGCTGTAACGCGCCCCGCCGACCGGCACCTGTGCCACGATGACCGCATGGTGACGACGATCGGCATGCTCGGCGGCATGAGCTGGGAAAGCAGCGCACACTACTACCGGCTCGCCAACGAGCTGGTCCGCGACCGGCTGGGTGGGCACCATTCGGCGCGGTGCGTGCTCTACTCGGTCGACTTCGCCGACATCGAACGACGGCAGGCAGCCGGAGAATGGGACGAGGCCGCCGACCTGCTCGCCGACGCGGCCCGGCGGGTCGAGGCGGCCGGCGCCGACCTGCTGCTGCTGTGCACCAACACCATGCACAAGGTCGCCGACCAGGTCGCCGCCGCGATCGACATCCCGTTGCTGCACATCGCCGACGTCACCGCTGACGCGGTCCGCAGCCACGGGCTGCACACGGTCGGTCTACTCGGCACCGCGTTCACCATGGAGCAGGACTTCCTACGCGACCGGCTGGCCGGCCACGGCCTGACCGTCCTGGTGCCCGACGCAGCGGACCGCAAGATGGTCCACTCGGTCATCTACGACGAGCTGTGCCTCGGGGTGGTCAGCGAGTCGTCCCGGGCCAGGTACCTGAAGGTGATCGAGCGGCTGATCGCCGCCGGCGCACAGGGCGTGGTGCTCGGCTGCACCGAGATCGAGCTGCTGGTCCGCCAGGAGGACACCCCGCTGCTGCTCTTCCCGACCAGCCGGCTGCACGTCGCCGCCGCCGTCGACCAGGCGATCGCCGCCGAGGTGACGGTCACCGCCTGAGCCGCCGCGGGTCCCGTTCGACGGGCGTCCCCGGCGGGCGTCCCCGGCGGATCGACGCCCGCCGGGGGACCTGACATCCGGCGGTTCAGACGGTACGGGCCAGTCGGTCGGCGAGCAGCTTGGCGAACCGGGCCGGGTCGTCCAGTTCACCGCCCTCGGCGAGCAGCGCGGTGCCGTACAGCAGCTCGGCGGTCTCGGCCAGCGCCGGATCGTCGGCGCGGGCACCGTACGCCTCGCGCAGCCCGGTGACCAGCGGGTGGGTCGGGTTCAGCTCCAGGATCCGCTTGATCTTCGGCCCGTCCTGGCCCATCGCCCGGTACATCCGTTCCAGCGCCGGGGTCATGTCCGCGGCGTCGCCGACCAGGCAGGCCGGCGAGGTGGTCAACCGGGTGGACAGCCGTACCTCCTTGACCTGCTCGTCGAGCGTCTTGCCCAGCCAGGACAGCAGCGGGGCGTACGTTTCCTTCTGCTGTTCCCGCTCCGGGTCGGACTCGGCGGTGTCGTCGTCGCCGGCCAGGTCGACCTGGCCCTTGGCGATCGACCGCAGCTTCTTGCCGTCGTAGTCGGCGACCGACTCGACCCACATCTCGTCGACCGGGTCGGTGAGCAGCAGGACCTCGTACCCCTTGGCCTTGAACGCCTCCATGTGCGGCGAGTTCTCGATCATCGTCCGGGACTCGCCGGTCATGTAGTAGATGTCCTCCTGACCGTCGGGCATCCGCTCGATGTACCCGGCCAGGGTGGTCAACTGCTCCGGGTCGTGGGTCGAGGCGAACGACGAGATGTCCAGGATCGCCCGCTGGTTCTCGTAGTCGTTGAGCAGGCCTTCCTTCACCGCCCGGCCGAGCTGGGTCCAGAACGTGCGGTACCGGTCGGCGTCGTTGTCCATCAGCTCCTTGAGCGAGGAGAGCACCTTCTTCACCAGCCGGCGCCGGATCAGCTGGATCTGCCGGTCCTGCTGCAGGATCTCCCGGCTGATGTTCAGCGACAGGTCCTGCGCGTCGACGACACCCTTGATGAACCGCAGGTACTCCGGGACCAGCGCCTCGCAGTCGTCCATGATGAACACGCGCTTGACGTACAGTTGCACGCCGCGCCGGGCGTCCCGCATGAACAGGTCGAACGGCGCCTGCGCCGGCACGAACAGCAACGCCTCGTACTCGAAGGTGCCTTCGGCCTTCATGTGGATGATGTCGAGCGGGTCGTTCCAGTCGTGGCTGACGTGCTTGTAGAACTCCTTGTACTCGTCGTCGGTGACCTCGGAACGGGGCCGCGCCCACAGCGCCTTCATCGAGTTGAGGGTGACCACCTCGCTGGTGGTCTCCCCGTCGGATTCACCGGGACGCTCGGTGGTGGTGCGGATCGGCCAGGCGATGAAGTCCGAGTACCGCTTGACGATCTCCCGGATCTTCCACTCTTCGGTGTAGTCGTGCAGCTGGTCGTCCTTGTCCTCGGGCTTGAGGTGCAGGGTGACCGTGGTGCCCTGGGGCGCCTCGTCGAGCGTCTCGATGGTGTAGGTGCCCTCGCCGGACGACTCCCAGCGGGTCGCCTCGGTTTCCCCGGCCCGCCGGGTGGTCAGGACGACCCGGTCGGCGACCATGAAGGTGGCGTAGAAGCCGACGCCGAACTGCCCGATCAGCTCCTGGGCGGCGGCTTCCTTGGATTCCTTCATCTTGCGCAGCAGCTCGGCCGTGCCGGACTTGGCGATCGTGCCGATCAGACTGACCACCTCGTCACGGGACATGCCGATGCCGTTGTCCCGCACGGTGAGGGTGCGCTGTTCGCGGTCGGCCTCAACCTCGATGTGCAGGTCCGACGTGTCGACGTCGAGATCCTTGTCGACCAGCGCCTGCAAGCGCAGTTTGTCCAGCGCGTCGGAGGCGTTCGAGATCAACTCGCGCAGGAAGATGTCCTTGTTCGAGTAGATCGAATGGACCATCAGCTGCAAGAGCTGGCGCGCCTCGGCCTGGAATTCACGCGTCTCGACCCCGGTGCTCACCTGGATTCCCTCCTGGAGACGAATTGCCGTCGGAAGCCTGGCTTCCACCGAGAATCGTACGGTCCGGGTCGGCCGGATAGCCGGCCACCTCGGTCGCCTTGAGTGTCGCCCACACCCGCTCGCCGCGACGCAGGTCAAGGTGGGCGGCCGCCGCCGCGGTCACGTCCGCTCCGACCGGTAACGGCCCGGCCAGCTCGACCCGCAGCCGGTCACCGTTGCGGGCGACGCTGCTGACGGTGGCCGGCCACGAGTTGCGCGGGCTGCCGTCCGGACGCTGCCGGTAGAGCGCCACCGCCGACGGCGGGAACGCCACGAACACGTCGCCGCGCAGCGGCTCGGCGGCGACCAGCCGGAAGCCGCCGGGTAGCGTGACGCCGGTCCCGTCCCCGCTGCCCCGGTACAGGTTGAGCCCGACCAGCCGGGCCACGTAGTCGCTGCGCGGGCGGGCGGTGACGGTGGCCGCGTCAGCCGACTGCACCAGCCGGCCGTCCTCGACGATCACCAGCCGGTCGGCGAGCATCATCGCGTCCAACGGATCGTGGCTGACCAGCACGGCGACGCCGGCGTGTGCGGCGAGGTGCTGCCGCAGGTGGGCGCGGGTCTCCGCCCGGGTGCGGGCGTCGAGCGCGGCGAGCGGCTCGTCGAGCAGCAGCAGTTGCGGGCGTACGGCGAGTGCCCGGGCCAACGCGACCCGCTGCGCCTGCCCGCCGGACAGTTCCCGGGGCCGGCGTCGGGCGTGTCCGGTCAGCCCGACCCGGTCCAGCCAGCCGGCTGCGACGTCGCGCGCGACGCGACGCGGCACGCCGTGGCTCCGCGGCCCGAACGCCACGTTGTCCAGCGCGGTCAGGTGCGGGAACAGCAGGTAGTCCTGGAAGACCACGCCGATCGGCCGGTGCTCCGGCGCCACCAGCAACCCCGTGTCCGGCTGGTCCAGTGCCCGGTCACCGAGGCGCAGGTGGCCGGCGTGCAGCGGCTGCAGCCCGGCGAGGGCCCGCAACGCGGTGGTCTTGCCGGCGCCGTTGGGTCCGAGCAGCGCGACCACCTCCCCGGCGGCGACGGTCAGCCGCAGGTCGAGGGTGAACCCGGTGCGGTGGACCACCAGATGTGCGTCGAGCGCCGCCGCCGGTCCAGGGCCGGGGTCGGGGTCGGGGTCGGCCCGTCGCCGCGTGGTCAACGCAGACCACCGACCCAGCGGTCGCGCAGCCCGGCGAGGATCACCACGGACACGGTCAGCAGCAGCAGGCTCAGCACGATCGCGGCCTCGAGGTCCTGCTCCAGGGCGAGGTAGACGGCGAGCGGCATGGTCTGCGTACGGCCGGGGAAGTTGCCGGCGAAGGTAATGGTGGCGCCGAACTCGCCGAGCGCCCGTGCCCAGCACAGCACCGAACCGGCGGCGATCCCGGGGCCGACCATCGGCAGGGTGACCCGGCGGAACGTGGTCCACCGGCTGGCCCCGAGAGTGGCGGCGGCCTCCTCGTACCGGGGGTCGGCACCGCGCAGCGCGCCCTCGACGGCGATGATCAGGAACGGCATGGCGACGAACGCCTCGGCGAGCACGACGGCGGTGGTGGTGAACGGCAGGGTCACCCCGAAGGTGCTGTCCAGCCACCCGCCGACCAGGCCGCGCCGGCCGTAGACGAGCAGCAGCGCGACGCCGCCGACCACGGGCGGCAGCACCAGCGGCACGGTGACCAGGGCGCGGATCAGGCCCCGGCCGGGAAACCGGGCGCGGGCCAGCAGCCAGGCCAGCGGTACGCCGAGCAGCAGGCACAGCACGGTGGCGGCGGTGGCGGTCAGCAGCGACAGCCGCAACGCGTCGAGGACCCCGGGCGCGGTGAGCCGGGCCGGCAGCTGCGCCCACGGGGTACGCAGCAGCAGGCCGGCCAGCGGCAGCGTCAGGAAGGCCAGTCCGGCCAGGGCGGGCAGGGCGAGGAAGACCGGCAGCCGCCGGTCGGTACGGCGGCGTCGCCGGCTGACGGCGGGCGGCGCGGGCGCGGTCACGGACTCTGGAAACCGGCGTCGGTCAGGACGGCCTGGCCGGCGGCGGAGCGGACGTACCCGACGAAGGCCTCCCCGGCCGGCGGGTCGGTGGCGGCGGCCAGGGTGACGATCGGGTAGTCGTTGATCGCCTCGGCGAACTCGGCGAACTCGACGGCGTCGACTTCGTCGGCGGCGACGGCCGCGTCGGTGCGGTAGACGACGGCGGCGTCGACCTCGCCGAGGCGGACCTTGGACAGCGCGGCGCGGACGTCCCGTTCGAAGGTCACCGGGACGAGGTCGCTGCCGGCGGCGTCGAGCGCGGTACGGGCGGCCGCCCCGCATGGCACCTGCTCGGCGCAGAGGGCGACCTTGACACCGGACCTGGTGAGGTCGGCCAGCCCGGTGACGCCGGCCGGGTTGCCGTCCGGCACCGCGATGACCAACTGGTTGCGGGCGAAGACGGCGGGTTCGCCGGCTGCCTCGCCGACGGAGACGACCGTTGCCATGGTGGCCGGGCTGGCGGCGGCGAACACGTCGGCGGGTGCCCCGGCGGTGATCTGCTGGGCGAGCTGGGAGCTGCCGGCGAAGCTGAAGGTGACGGAGACCCCGGGGTTGGCCGCCTCGAAGTCGGCTCCGATCCGGGTGAACGCGTCGGTGAGCGAGGCGGCGGCCAGCACGGTGAGTGAGCCGGTGACGCCGGCTACGGCGTCGTCCCGGGTGTCGTCGGAAACCGATCCGGTGCCGGTGGCGCAGCCGGCGGCCAGCAGCGCGGTGACGGCCACCAGGGCGAGGAAGTCTGCGTGGCGGCGCATCAGTTGCTCCGTTCGACGACGACGTTGGTGGATTTGACGACGGCGGTGGCGGTGGTGCCGACGGTCAGGCCGAGTTCGTCGACGGCTTCGCGGCTCATCAGCGAGACGATCCGGAATGGGCCGGCCTGGATGTCGACCTGGGCCATCACGGTGTCGCGGGTGACCGCGGTGACGATGCCGCGCATCCGGTTACGGGCCGACGACCGGCCGACGCCCTCGTCGGGGTCGTCGGCGAGGGCGCGGGCGAAGGCCGCCAGATCGACGCCGGCGATCATCCGGTGGCCGTTGCCGTCCCGGGCAGCGGCGAGTTTGCCGGCGTCCACCCAGCGCCGCACGGTGTCGACGCTCACGCCAAGCAGTTCGGCGGCGTCGCCGATTCGGTAGGTCGCCACGAACCAGACGGTATCCTCTCGCACCTGCGATGCGAAAGACCGTTTAGCCTTGCAGATGCGAGCCGAAGGAGGGCACCTAGATGCAGCCCGGGTAGCGCCCGCCACCAACCGCAGGGGTCCAGCTGGAACGGCCCGTGGTCCACTTGATGGTGTGACCGTCGCGCAGACCGCCGAATCCCCCGTCGCCGACCGCCGGTTGCCCCGGCTCCGCCTGCTCTGGTCGTTCGCCCGGCCGCACCGCCGCGCGCTGGGCCTCGGCCTGTTCCTCGCCCTGGTCGGCTCCGCCGCCGGCCTCGCCACCCCGATGGTCACCAAATGGGTGCTGGACACTCTGACCGGGGCGGCGTCGCTGCGCGGCCCGGTGCTCGCGCTGCTCGGGCTGCTCGTCCTGGGTGTCGTGATCTGGCTGTGGCAGTGGATTCTGCTCGGCACCGTCGGTGAACGGGTGATCCTCGACGCCCGCCAGTCGATGGTGCGCCGACTGTTCCGGGCCACCGTGCCGGCCGTCACCGCCCGGCCCACCGGTGAGTTCGTCACCCGGGTCACCTCGGACACGGTGCTGCTGCGCGAAGCCGCCTCGTCGAGCGTGATCGGCCTGATCAACGGCTCGGTGAGGCTCGTCGGCACGCTGGTGCTGATGGCCGTGCTCGACCTGGTGCTACTCGGCGCCACCGTTGCCTCGGTCGCCGGGATGACCGTCCTGTTCAGCCTGTTGCTGCCGGGCATCGCCAAGGCGCGCGAACGCGCCCAGGAGCATGTCGGCAAGTTGGGTGCGGCGCTGGAGGGCACCTTGCGGGCGATCCGCACGGTCAAGGTGAGCCGGGCCGAGCAGCGCCAGTCGGAGCGGGTCGTCGGCGAGGCCCGCGAGTCGGCCCGGCAGAGTATCCGGGCCATCCGCCGCGAGGCCCTGGCCTGGACCGTCGCCTGGGCCGGCATCCAGTTGGCCATCATCACCATCCTCGGTCTCGGCGCCTGGCGGGTCGGCACCGGCGCGCTGCCGGTCTCCAGCCTGATCGCGTTCCTGCTGTACGCGTTCGGGCTGATGGAGCCGGTCACCACGCTGAGCCGGCACCTCACCGCGCTGCAGTCCGGGATCGCCGCCGCCGGCCGGATCCGGCAGGTCGAGGCGATGCCGGCCGAATCCGACCCGGCCGCTACACCGGGCCCGGCGGCCCGCCGGGCGGGTCGGGCGACCGCCGACACCGACCCACCTGTACTGGAGTTGCGGCAGGTCACCGCCGGTTACGGACCCGACCTACCGGCCGCGGTACGCGACATCGACCTCGCCGTGCCACGCCGTGGACACCTGGCCATCGTCGGCCCGTCCGGCGCAGGCAAGACCACCCTCTTCTCGCTGATCCTGCGGTTCCTCGCACCGCAGCAGGGCGAGCTGCTGCTCGACGGTCGACCGTACCCGTCGCTGAGGCACGAGCAGGTCCGAAGCCGGCTGGCGTACGTCGAGCAGGACACCCCGGTGATCCCCGGCACCATCCGGGAGAACCTGCTGTTCACCCATCCGGACGCCACCGACGGGGAGATCCACCGCGCGCTGCACGCGGTCCGGCTGACCGAGAAGATCGACTCGCTCGGCGACGGGCTGGACACCCCGCTCACCCCGTCGTCGATGTCCGGCGGACAGCGGCAGCGGATCGCGCTGGCCCGGGCGATCCTGCGGCGGCCGGACGTCCTGCTGCTCGACGAGGCGACGGCCCAGGTCGACGGACTCACCGAGGCGGCCATCCACGACTGCATCCGGGAGCAGGCCGGCAACGGCGCGGTGGTCACCATCGCGCACCGGCTCTCCACCGTCATCGACGCCGACATCATCGTGGTGATGGACAGCGGGCGGATCCGGGCGTACGGCGACCACCAGACGCTGTTGGCCACCGACGAGCTGTACCGCGACCTGGTGGAGGCGCTGCGGATCGCCCAGGCCGGCGGGCCGGCGGACGGTGAGCTCGTCGGAGGGCCGGCGGACGGTGACCGCGTCGGCGGGCCGGTGAACGGTGACCGCGCCGGTACCGGGGATCTGGTGCCGAGCGACGTGGGCTGACCCGACGCCGGACCGACCGACGATGCAGGCGGGGCGCGGCGGGCTGCTCCCGTTTCGTCCGCGCCGCCGGGGGTACCTCGTCGGCCGGGAACGGAGGTTGCCACGATGGCGGATCGGCAGGTACGCACGGTCGACGCGCTGCTCGACCGGCAGGGCCG is drawn from Micromonospora sp. Llam0 and contains these coding sequences:
- a CDS encoding ABC transporter ATP-binding protein, which encodes MTTRRRADPDPDPGPGPAAALDAHLVVHRTGFTLDLRLTVAAGEVVALLGPNGAGKTTALRALAGLQPLHAGHLRLGDRALDQPDTGLLVAPEHRPIGVVFQDYLLFPHLTALDNVAFGPRSHGVPRRVARDVAAGWLDRVGLTGHARRRPRELSGGQAQRVALARALAVRPQLLLLDEPLAALDARTRAETRAHLRQHLAAHAGVAVLVSHDPLDAMMLADRLVIVEDGRLVQSADAATVTARPRSDYVARLVGLNLYRGSGDGTGVTLPGGFRLVAAEPLRGDVFVAFPPSAVALYRQRPDGSPRNSWPATVSSVARNGDRLRVELAGPLPVGADVTAAAAAHLDLRRGERVWATLKATEVAGYPADPDRTILGGSQASDGNSSPGGNPGEHRGRDA
- a CDS encoding aspartate/glutamate racemase family protein, with protein sequence MVTTIGMLGGMSWESSAHYYRLANELVRDRLGGHHSARCVLYSVDFADIERRQAAGEWDEAADLLADAARRVEAAGADLLLLCTNTMHKVADQVAAAIDIPLLHIADVTADAVRSHGLHTVGLLGTAFTMEQDFLRDRLAGHGLTVLVPDAADRKMVHSVIYDELCLGVVSESSRARYLKVIERLIAAGAQGVVLGCTEIELLVRQEDTPLLLFPTSRLHVAAAVDQAIAAEVTVTA
- a CDS encoding ABC transporter permease, encoding MTAPAPPAVSRRRRRTDRRLPVFLALPALAGLAFLTLPLAGLLLRTPWAQLPARLTAPGVLDALRLSLLTATAATVLCLLLGVPLAWLLARARFPGRGLIRALVTVPLVLPPVVGGVALLLVYGRRGLVGGWLDSTFGVTLPFTTTAVVLAEAFVAMPFLIIAVEGALRGADPRYEEAAATLGASRWTTFRRVTLPMVGPGIAAGSVLCWARALGEFGATITFAGNFPGRTQTMPLAVYLALEQDLEAAIVLSLLLLTVSVVILAGLRDRWVGGLR
- a CDS encoding CdaR family transcriptional regulator is translated as MCDDRGYGLQADLQRIVDTVAARVGRPALIEDRSQRVVVYSEHDGPMDDVRRDSILRRHTAAEVVAWFRDIGIMTARAPVRTPACPDLELLPRVCVPVRHRDLLLGFVWFIDADGTMSDADIAAAVEAAADLALALYRTNLIGELASQREAEAARTLLSDSADVRDEVVRSLLSDGVVTSDGQSTALVAQPVPAPGHVLDETARIALEQALVATRRWVGAREALHLVRHDHGVLLLRDARLTGRGSPPATATQLSSALATITGRLAPVQRVVVGLGQPRHRLADTVHSYTEALNAARVGVRLPALGPVVTWANLGIYRLLSQLDDHQLDVAGVHPGLARMLRDDTHQVLLETLEVYLDLAGNAHAAAETLRLHRTTLYYRLQRVEQLAGTDLKDGNERLCLHLALKLHRLARPARPVG
- a CDS encoding ABC transporter ATP-binding protein translates to MTVAQTAESPVADRRLPRLRLLWSFARPHRRALGLGLFLALVGSAAGLATPMVTKWVLDTLTGAASLRGPVLALLGLLVLGVVIWLWQWILLGTVGERVILDARQSMVRRLFRATVPAVTARPTGEFVTRVTSDTVLLREAASSSVIGLINGSVRLVGTLVLMAVLDLVLLGATVASVAGMTVLFSLLLPGIAKARERAQEHVGKLGAALEGTLRAIRTVKVSRAEQRQSERVVGEARESARQSIRAIRREALAWTVAWAGIQLAIITILGLGAWRVGTGALPVSSLIAFLLYAFGLMEPVTTLSRHLTALQSGIAAAGRIRQVEAMPAESDPAATPGPAARRAGRATADTDPPVLELRQVTAGYGPDLPAAVRDIDLAVPRRGHLAIVGPSGAGKTTLFSLILRFLAPQQGELLLDGRPYPSLRHEQVRSRLAYVEQDTPVIPGTIRENLLFTHPDATDGEIHRALHAVRLTEKIDSLGDGLDTPLTPSSMSGGQRQRIALARAILRRPDVLLLDEATAQVDGLTEAAIHDCIREQAGNGAVVTIAHRLSTVIDADIIVVMDSGRIRAYGDHQTLLATDELYRDLVEALRIAQAGGPADGELVGGPADGDRVGGPVNGDRAGTGDLVPSDVG
- a CDS encoding molybdopterin-binding protein codes for the protein MATYRIGDAAELLGVSVDTVRRWVDAGKLAAARDGNGHRMIAGVDLAAFARALADDPDEGVGRSSARNRMRGIVTAVTRDTVMAQVDIQAGPFRIVSLMSREAVDELGLTVGTTATAVVKSTNVVVERSN
- the modA gene encoding molybdate ABC transporter substrate-binding protein, which encodes MRRHADFLALVAVTALLAAGCATGTGSVSDDTRDDAVAGVTGSLTVLAAASLTDAFTRIGADFEAANPGVSVTFSFAGSSQLAQQITAGAPADVFAAASPATMATVVSVGEAAGEPAVFARNQLVIAVPDGNPAGVTGLADLTRSGVKVALCAEQVPCGAAARTALDAAGSDLVPVTFERDVRAALSKVRLGEVDAAVVYRTDAAVAADEVDAVEFAEFAEAINDYPIVTLAAATDPPAGEAFVGYVRSAAGQAVLTDAGFQSP
- the htpG gene encoding molecular chaperone HtpG; protein product: MVHSIYSNKDIFLRELISNASDALDKLRLQALVDKDLDVDTSDLHIEVEADREQRTLTVRDNGIGMSRDEVVSLIGTIAKSGTAELLRKMKESKEAAAQELIGQFGVGFYATFMVADRVVLTTRRAGETEATRWESSGEGTYTIETLDEAPQGTTVTLHLKPEDKDDQLHDYTEEWKIREIVKRYSDFIAWPIRTTTERPGESDGETTSEVVTLNSMKALWARPRSEVTDDEYKEFYKHVSHDWNDPLDIIHMKAEGTFEYEALLFVPAQAPFDLFMRDARRGVQLYVKRVFIMDDCEALVPEYLRFIKGVVDAQDLSLNISREILQQDRQIQLIRRRLVKKVLSSLKELMDNDADRYRTFWTQLGRAVKEGLLNDYENQRAILDISSFASTHDPEQLTTLAGYIERMPDGQEDIYYMTGESRTMIENSPHMEAFKAKGYEVLLLTDPVDEMWVESVADYDGKKLRSIAKGQVDLAGDDDTAESDPEREQQKETYAPLLSWLGKTLDEQVKEVRLSTRLTTSPACLVGDAADMTPALERMYRAMGQDGPKIKRILELNPTHPLVTGLREAYGARADDPALAETAELLYGTALLAEGGELDDPARFAKLLADRLARTV